The following proteins come from a genomic window of Macaca fascicularis isolate 582-1 chromosome 8, T2T-MFA8v1.1:
- the LOC135964485 gene encoding uncharacterized protein, producing the protein MSPGSSQSVPPGLQAEELEEVRTWEAEALVQYDFATLPLNPWTPWSSYGAPAGLVTCFSQRNIAEVTVCDSQALTSPGLPRADAHKPCGQTLFKDPLQLPLSQGPSGDHVVTAAPHPVRPGSHPASPCWSVHECPHPAAPPLGARDSAQTRGGKAGRLQRAEPRRNRKAQKRGVTSALLDKPPRAPRHRRGHAQRRGSPPLPDLRAPSSGSVLFPKELLITPQGRWPPGKGRTPGLRPAAGRRPALPPSSSPLSVSLPFLLLFTQPFFLSTRSPLSPLRSLHPTFLLPSPVGPSPPFLSPTTSPLHSPPSLSPPRSPLLRLPIRVTLSQSPSSPLFRPSLPLLSPLPPSVVLPTPPHPASPLVPAPPSPGAGVTARPTSLPANRSSPPLGDASPGNPVAGDARSSRGPCRSQT; encoded by the exons ATGAGCCCTGGCTCGAGTCAGTCAGTTCCACCTGGTCTTCAGGCCGAGGAGCTGGAGGAGGTGCGGACCTGGGAAGCTGAGG CCTTGGTGCAGTATGACTTTGCCACTCTTCCTCTAAATCCATGGACCCCATGGTCCTCCTATGGGGCCCCGGCTGGCCTAGTGACTTGCTTTAGTCAACGGAACATAGCAGAAGTGACAGTGTGTGACTCTCAGGCCTTGACAA GCCCAGGCCTCCCCCGCGCTGACGCCCACAAACCCTGCGGTCAGACCCTCTTCAAGGACCCCCTACAGCTGCCCCTCTCTCAGGGTCCTTCGGGTGATCATGTAGTCACTGCAGCTCCACATCCCGTACGCCCGGGATCGCACCCAGCAAGTCCTTGCTGGAGCGTCCATGAGTGTCCCCACCCCGCCGCCCCGCCACTGGGCGCCCGGGACTCGGCTCAGACGCGCGGAGGGAAGGCAGGGCGGCTGCAGAGAGCAGAGCCGAGGAGGAACCGAAAGGCTCAGAAACGCGGTGTGACCAGCGCCCTCCTGGACAAACCTCCCCGGGCCCCGCGCCATCGCCGCGGCCACGCGCAGCGCCGCGGGTCGCCTCCCCTCCCAGACCTCCGAGCCCCGAGCTCAGGCTCCGTCCTCTTCCCCAAGGAGCTACTAATCACGCCCCAAGGACGTTGGCCCCCGGGGAAGGGGAGGACCCCAGGCCTGCGCCCGGCTGCGGGGAGGCGCCCCGCCCTCCCCCCCTCCTCCTCGCCCCTCTcagtttctctcccttttcttctcctcttcacTCAGCCCTTTTTCCTCTCCACACGCAGTCCCTTGTCCCCTCTTCGCTCACTCCACCccactttccttcttccctccccagtgggtccctctccccctttcctctcccctACAACCTCCCCTCTCCACTCCCCACCGTCCCTCTCGCCTCCCCGGTCCCCCCTGCTCCGCCTCCCCATTCGGGTCACCCTGTCCCAGTCCCCCTCTTCCCCCCTCTtccgcccctccctccctctcctctcccctctcccacccaGCGTCGTCCTCCCCACTCCTCCGCACCCCGCCAGTCCCCTCGTCCCCGCCCCGCCGTCTCCTGGCGCCGGCGTAACCGCTcgtcccacctccctcccagccaATCGCTCTTCTCCTCCGCTCGGGGACGCTTCCCCGGGGAATCCTGTGGCCGGAGATGCTCGGTCGAGTCGCGG